The Capsicum annuum cultivar UCD-10X-F1 chromosome 1, UCD10Xv1.1, whole genome shotgun sequence sequence AGCACCCCTTCCAGTCTTCCCCACCACCTACCTCCCACCCCCACCCTCCTCTCACCACCACTCCCACTCCCCTCTCATCCCACCTTTCATAGCTGCTGCTTTTGGTTTAACCTTCTTCATTCTTGCTGCCGTCATATACCGCAAAGTGTCACGCAACAGGACTGTTCCTGCAGATCTGAAGTCACCTCCACCACCTCACAAGTTCACCTACTCGGTCCTCCGCCGTGCCACTGCTTCATTTTCAGCTGCTAATCGTCTTGGTCAAGGTGGATTTGGTTCTGTTTACAAAGGTGTCCTTCCATCTGGACAGGAGGTAGCCGTGAAGCTAATGGATGCTTCCGGATCCCTCCAGGGCGAGAGAGAGTTTCACAATGAACTCTCTCTAGCCTCGAGGATAGACACTACGTCTTGCCATCACGTAGTGCCTATCCTCGGGTTCTCCTCCGATGAAAATGGTTATAGACACCATTGTTCTAGGCGGAGGAGGAGAAGGTTAGTTCTAGTGTATGAATATATGCATAATGGGAGTCTCCAAGATGCTTTGTTAGATAGGAAGTGTTCTGAGTTAATGCAATGGAGAAAGAGATTTGATATTATAAGTTCCATTGCAAAGGGTGTTGAGTATCTCCATTACTCCTGTGATCCTCCTATAGTACATGGAGATATTAAGCCGTCTAATATATTGTTGGATTACAATTTTGATGCAAAAATAGCTGATTTTGGACTAGCACAGTCTTTGACTAAAGATGATCAAGTTGTTGAGTCTTTTATTGAAGATGAGGAGAGAGTTGAGAAGGGGGAAAAAGGAGAAGGTTTTGAAAATGTGGAGGATAACGGGTCGATTCTTGAAGGAAATGAGAGTGTGGTCACTGAGGAGGTTGTGATAAATGTGGATCAGTTGGGGGAGAGTTGTTATGTGAGGGTGTTGGATGGGGATGCGGGAGGGGTGTCGCCTGAGATGGGAGTTCCATCAGAGGGGATGGAAAAAACTAGTGTTTCTGAGGGTTTTTTTGATGGGGTTAGTGTGGATAGTGGAATTTTGAAAGGGATTGGGAGGGGAACTAGTCAATCAGGTAGAGATTGGTGGTGGAAACAGGACAATGTAAATGGTGGATCAGATTCTGGGAGGATTAAGGACTATGTGATGGAATGGATTGGTAGTGAGATCAGAAAAGAGAGGCCTAAGAAGGATTGGATCGCAACTACAAGTGCAGAAGAAGATATTGCCAAAGGGGGACAACAGAAGcaaagaaagaaacttgaatggTGGGCATCTTTGGATGAGGAGAGACTTAGGAGAGAAAGGAAGAGTAGGAAGCCAAGAGAATGGTGGAAGGAAGAGTTCTGTGAGGAGTTAgccaagaaaaagaagaaaagggatcTCAAAAGTGGAGAAATGTGGTGGCAAAGGGATGAAGAGGTAGCGCAtgaaagaaagaggaagaaaagCAGGGGAAGTAGGAGTAGCATTGATTGGTGGCTTGATAATTTCAGCGGTGAGTTTCGGATTGGAAGACGAAGTAGTCAAGATTTTGCCAGTGGAGAGATTCCCAAGAGTGGAGGTGTGAGTAGTACCCCCAGTATGAGAGGAACAGTTTGTTACATCGCTCCAGAATATGGCGGTGGAGGGCAGCTCTCAGAGAAATGCGACGTGTACAGTTTTGGTGTTTTGTTATTGGTTTTGGTCTCAGGGAGAAGGCCACTCCAAGTTACAGCTTCTCCGATGTCAGAATTTGAGAGGGCTAATCTAGTTTCATGGGCTAGGCAACTTGCTCATTCGGGCAAGCTTTTAGATCTTGTTGATCCCAATATTCAGTTACTCGATAGAGAACAAGCATTGCTTTGCATCACAATTGCTCTAATTTGTTTACAGAGATCACCTATCAAGCGTCCCAC is a genomic window containing:
- the LOC107872395 gene encoding receptor-like serine/threonine-protein kinase At2g45590 isoform X1, giving the protein MPPENPYPPPLAPLPVFPTTYLPPPPSSHHHSHSPLIPPFIAAAFGLTFFILAAVIYRKVSRNRTVPADLKSPPPPHKFTYSVLRRATASFSAANRLGQGGFGSVYKGVLPSGQEVAVKLMDASGSLQGEREFHNELSLASRIDTTSCHHVVPILGFSSDENGYRHHCSRRRRRRLVLVYEYMHNGSLQDALLDRKCSELMQWRKRFDIISSIAKGVEYLHYSCDPPIVHGDIKPSNILLDYNFDAKIADFGLAQSLTKDDQVVESFIEDEERVEKGEKGEGFENVEDNGSILEGNESVVTEEVVINVDQLGESCYVRVLDGDAGGVSPEMGVPSEGMEKTSVSEGFFDGVSVDSGILKGIGRGTSQSGRDWWWKQDNVNGGSDSGRIKDYVMEWIGSEIRKERPKKDWIATTSAEEDIAKGGQQKQRKKLEWWASLDEERLRRERKSRKPREWWKEEFCEELAKKKKKRDLKSGEMWWQRDEEVAHERKRKKSRGSRSSIDWWLDNFSGEFRIGRRSSQDFASGEIPKSGGVSSTPSMRGTVCYIAPEYGGGGQLSEKCDVYSFGVLLLVLVSGRRPLQVTASPMSEFERANLVSWARQLAHSGKLLDLVDPNIQLLDREQALLCITIALICLQRSPIKRPTMKEIVGMLCGDSEPPHLPFEFSPSPPSNFPFKSRKKARRSLEVVLSKRNSTNLVLTHELVLKVPTFVYITCPSKKENL
- the LOC107872395 gene encoding receptor-like serine/threonine-protein kinase At2g45590 isoform X2, whose amino-acid sequence is MPPENPYPPPLAPLPVFPTTYLPPPPSSHHHSHSPLIPPFIAAAFGLTFFILAAVIYRKVSRNRTVPADLKSPPPPHKFTYSVLRRATASFSAANRLGQGGFGSVYKGVLPSGQEVAVKLMDASGSLQGEREFHNELSLASRIDTTSCHHVVPILGFSSDENGYRHHCSRRRRRRLVLVYEYMHNGSLQDALLDRKCSELMQWRKRFDIISSIAKGVEYLHYSCDPPIVHGDIKPSNILLDYNFDAKIADFGLAQSLTKDDQVVESFIEDEERVEKGEKGEGFENVEDNGSILEGNESVVTEEVVINVDQLGESCYVRVLDGDAGGVSPEMGVPSEGMEKTSVSEGFFDGVSVDSGILKGIGRGTSQSGRDWWWKQDNVNGGSDSGRIKDYVMEWIGSEIRKERPKKDWIATTSAEEDIAKGGQQKQRKKLEWWASLDEERLRRERKSRKPREWWKEEFCEELAKKKKKRDLKSGEMWWQRDEEVAHERKRKKSRGSRSSIDWWLDNFSGEFRIGRRSSQDFASGEIPKSGGVSSTPSMRGTVCYIAPEYGGGGQLSEKCDVYSFGVLLLVLVSGRRPLQVTASPMSEFERANLVSWARQLAHSGKLLDLVDPNIQLLDREQALLCITIALICLQRSPIKRPTMKEIVGMLCGDSEPPHLPFEFSPSPPSNFPFKSRKKAR